A genome region from Baekduia alba includes the following:
- a CDS encoding SDR family NAD(P)-dependent oxidoreductase, whose product MTTTLITGANKGLGREAARRLLDAGHDVWVGARDAAAGREAADALGARFVELDVTDDASVVAAVGTIRAAGTGLDVLINNAGIIGPRVPVPQVRPDDLAQTYATNVLGLVRVTQAFVPLLEASDAPVVVNVSSGMGSMTITSDPNRVEFGVVSLGYPSSKAAVNMLTTQYAKAYPAFRINAADPGYTATDLNGHQGHQTVTEGTDAIVALAQLGPGGPTGTFTDRSGAVPW is encoded by the coding sequence ATGACCACCACCTTGATCACGGGAGCCAACAAGGGCCTGGGCCGCGAGGCCGCGCGCCGCCTGCTGGACGCCGGCCACGACGTCTGGGTCGGGGCGCGCGACGCCGCCGCCGGCCGGGAGGCCGCCGACGCGCTCGGCGCGCGGTTCGTCGAGCTCGACGTCACCGATGACGCGAGCGTCGTGGCCGCCGTCGGCACGATCCGGGCCGCCGGCACCGGGCTGGACGTGCTGATCAACAACGCCGGGATCATCGGCCCCCGGGTGCCGGTGCCGCAGGTGCGCCCCGACGACCTCGCGCAGACCTACGCGACCAACGTGCTCGGGCTGGTCCGCGTGACCCAGGCGTTCGTGCCGTTGTTGGAGGCGTCGGACGCGCCGGTCGTCGTCAACGTCTCCAGCGGCATGGGCTCGATGACGATCACGTCCGACCCGAACCGCGTCGAGTTCGGGGTCGTCAGCCTCGGCTACCCGTCCTCGAAGGCCGCGGTCAACATGCTCACCACGCAATACGCCAAGGCCTACCCGGCGTTCCGGATCAACGCCGCCGACCCCGGCTACACCGCGACCGACCTCAACGGGCACCAGGGCCACCAGACCGTCACCGAGGGCACCGACGCGATCGTCGCGCTCGCGCAGCTGGGACCGGGCGGCCCGACCGGCACCTTCACCGATCGCAGCGGCGCCGTTCCCTGGTGA
- a CDS encoding helix-turn-helix transcriptional regulator, translated as MDHGELASCLRSWRDRLAPADVGLPTGGRRRAPGLRREEVARLAGLSVDYLARLEQGRAANPSPSVLEPLARALRLSDDERAHLFRVAGQAPPLAGHIDRHIPPGVQRVLDRLADVPVVVMDAAWTIVAANPLAVALIGDGSQQSGPHARNIAWRHFTGAPSRFVRDADDDARMGTEAVADLREALGRHPDDTALLALIRDLRAASPRFAELWERRPVGQRVADRKTIDHPEVGPITLDCDILTVRGSDLRLIVYTAAPGSADASALALLATIGLQTFP; from the coding sequence ATGGACCACGGCGAGCTCGCCAGCTGCCTGCGCTCGTGGCGCGACCGCCTGGCGCCCGCCGACGTCGGCCTCCCCACCGGCGGCCGCCGCCGCGCGCCCGGCCTGCGCCGCGAGGAGGTCGCGCGCCTCGCCGGCCTCTCCGTCGACTACCTCGCGCGCCTCGAGCAGGGCCGCGCCGCCAACCCGTCGCCGTCGGTGCTGGAGCCACTGGCCCGGGCGCTGCGCCTCAGCGACGACGAGCGCGCCCACCTCTTCCGCGTCGCCGGCCAGGCGCCGCCGCTGGCCGGCCACATCGACCGCCACATCCCGCCCGGCGTCCAGCGCGTGCTCGACCGGCTCGCCGACGTCCCGGTCGTCGTGATGGACGCGGCCTGGACCATCGTCGCCGCCAACCCGCTCGCCGTCGCGCTGATCGGCGACGGCAGCCAGCAGTCCGGCCCGCACGCCCGCAACATCGCCTGGCGGCACTTCACCGGCGCGCCGTCGCGCTTCGTCCGCGACGCCGACGACGACGCGCGCATGGGCACCGAGGCGGTCGCCGACCTGCGCGAGGCGCTCGGCCGCCACCCGGACGACACCGCGCTGCTCGCGCTGATCCGCGACCTCCGCGCGGCCAGCCCGCGCTTCGCCGAGCTGTGGGAGCGGCGGCCGGTCGGCCAGCGCGTCGCGGACCGCAAGACGATCGACCATCCCGAGGTCGGGCCGATCACGCTGGACTGCGACATCCTGACGGTCCGCGGCAGCGATCTGCGCCTCATCGTCTACACCGCCGCGCCCGGCTCGGCGGACGCCAGCGCGCTGGCGCTGCTGGCGACGATCGGGCTCCAGACCTTCCCCTGA
- a CDS encoding DUF2277 domain-containing protein, producing the protein MCRNIRTLHNFAPPANEDEVRAAALQYVRKISGFTKPSQANAEAFDRAVEAVTEVTERLLAELVTNAPPKDREVEAAKARKRAQARYTITAQAS; encoded by the coding sequence ATGTGCCGCAACATCCGGACCCTGCACAACTTCGCCCCGCCCGCGAACGAGGACGAGGTGCGCGCCGCCGCGCTGCAGTACGTCCGCAAGATCAGCGGCTTCACGAAGCCGTCGCAGGCCAACGCCGAGGCGTTCGACCGCGCGGTCGAGGCCGTGACCGAGGTGACCGAGCGGCTGCTGGCCGAGCTCGTCACCAACGCGCCGCCGAAGGACCGCGAGGTCGAGGCGGCCAAGGCGCGCAAGCGGGCCCAGGCGCGCTACACGATCACCGCGCAGGCCAGCTAG
- a CDS encoding CAP domain-containing protein produces the protein MLAVFGALALPAPAALAACANEDASASDAAAVPATLCLLNEQRAAHGLGALSESSTLDRAADGYAADMVDRRFFDHVSPGGGTMMDRIKAAGWVATGSWSAGENIAWGSGSLATPASIVDGWMHSAGHRANILNGSFGQIGIGVVEGAPEGGIGDEAGTYVTDFTSGSAAAAKRPVARCASRARVALVGHRAAARRCAPRR, from the coding sequence GTGCTCGCCGTCTTCGGCGCGCTGGCGCTGCCCGCGCCGGCCGCGCTCGCGGCGTGCGCGAACGAGGACGCGTCGGCGTCGGACGCCGCCGCCGTCCCGGCCACGCTGTGCCTGCTCAACGAGCAGCGCGCGGCGCACGGGCTCGGCGCGCTGAGCGAGTCCTCCACCTTGGATCGCGCGGCCGACGGCTACGCCGCCGACATGGTCGACCGGCGCTTCTTCGACCACGTCTCGCCCGGCGGCGGGACGATGATGGACCGCATCAAGGCGGCGGGCTGGGTCGCGACCGGGAGTTGGAGCGCGGGCGAGAACATCGCCTGGGGCTCGGGCTCGCTGGCGACGCCCGCGTCGATCGTCGACGGCTGGATGCACAGCGCCGGCCACCGCGCCAACATCCTCAACGGATCGTTCGGCCAGATCGGGATCGGCGTGGTCGAAGGCGCACCGGAGGGCGGCATCGGAGACGAGGCCGGGACCTACGTCACGGACTTCACCTCGGGCTCGGCCGCCGCGGCCAAGCGTCCCGTCGCGCGCTGCGCGAGCCGCGCCCGCGTGGCGCTCGTGGGCCACCGCGCGGCGGCCCGCCGCTGCGCGCCGCGCCGCTAG
- a CDS encoding ABC transporter ATP-binding protein: MNDAEASRRAELRRTGALFKPYKARLSAVLALIALSAGISLISPFLLRAVLDTAIPDGNTTMLTWLVLGMIAVAISTGALGVAQTYLSNIVGQEVMHDLRAAVYRHLQRLSLAFFTRTRTGEVQSRIASDIGGIQSVVTSTATSIVANVTTVLATIIAMFALDWRLAAFSLAVLPFFVWMTRRVGGERRKITAARQGRVADMSSLVEESLSVSGILLGRTMGRGEELAERFTAESRELATLEVRSRMAGRWRMASVQMSFAIMPALVYWFAGQTSAISVGTLVAFTTLQTRLLFPIGSLLSVSVDLQSSMALFHRIFEYLDLPVDLLEADEPIELGDVRGDVRFEGVTFGYDADARPTLDGVDLDVAPGSFTAIVGETGSGKTTLAYLAARLYDVDAGRVTIDGVDVRDASFASLARTVGLVSQDTYLFHATVRDNLRFARPDATDAEIEAAARAAQIHDLVARLPDGYDTMVGERGYRFSGGEKQRIAIARVVLRNPPVLVLDEATSALDTETERAVQDALDHLAAGRTTIAIAHRLSTVRDADQIVVLDAGRIVERGTHEDLLEHGGRYAALQRAQGEGQRDSEPAA; encoded by the coding sequence GTGAACGACGCAGAGGCGTCGCGCCGCGCCGAGCTGCGCCGCACCGGCGCGCTCTTCAAGCCCTACAAGGCCCGCCTCAGCGCGGTCCTGGCGCTGATCGCGCTGAGCGCGGGGATCAGCCTCATCTCGCCGTTCCTGCTGCGCGCGGTGCTCGACACCGCGATCCCGGACGGCAACACCACCATGTTGACGTGGCTGGTGCTGGGGATGATCGCGGTCGCGATCTCGACCGGCGCGCTCGGCGTCGCCCAGACCTACCTGTCCAACATCGTGGGCCAGGAGGTCATGCACGACCTGCGGGCCGCGGTCTACCGCCACCTGCAGCGGCTGTCGCTCGCGTTCTTCACCCGCACACGCACGGGCGAGGTGCAGTCGCGGATCGCGTCGGACATCGGCGGGATCCAGAGCGTCGTGACCTCGACGGCGACGTCGATCGTCGCCAACGTCACGACGGTCCTGGCCACGATCATCGCGATGTTCGCGCTGGACTGGCGGCTGGCCGCGTTCTCGCTCGCGGTGCTGCCGTTCTTCGTGTGGATGACGCGGCGCGTCGGCGGCGAGCGGCGCAAGATCACCGCCGCCCGCCAGGGGCGCGTCGCCGACATGTCGTCCTTGGTCGAGGAGTCGCTGTCGGTGTCGGGCATCCTCCTCGGCCGGACGATGGGGCGCGGCGAGGAGCTGGCCGAGCGCTTCACCGCCGAGTCGCGCGAGCTGGCGACGCTCGAGGTCCGCTCGCGGATGGCCGGCCGCTGGCGGATGGCGAGCGTGCAGATGTCCTTCGCGATCATGCCGGCGCTGGTGTACTGGTTCGCCGGCCAGACCTCGGCGATCAGCGTCGGCACGTTGGTGGCCTTCACGACGCTCCAGACGCGGCTGCTGTTCCCGATCGGGTCGTTGTTGTCCGTGTCGGTCGACCTCCAGTCCTCGATGGCGCTCTTCCACCGGATCTTCGAGTACCTCGACCTGCCGGTCGACCTCCTCGAGGCCGACGAGCCGATCGAGCTGGGCGACGTCCGCGGCGACGTCCGGTTCGAGGGCGTGACGTTCGGCTACGACGCCGACGCGCGGCCGACGCTCGACGGCGTCGACCTCGACGTGGCGCCCGGCTCGTTCACCGCGATCGTGGGGGAGACGGGGAGCGGGAAGACGACGCTCGCCTACCTCGCCGCGCGGCTCTACGACGTCGACGCGGGCCGCGTGACGATCGACGGCGTCGACGTCCGCGACGCGTCGTTCGCGTCGCTGGCGCGCACCGTCGGGCTGGTCTCGCAGGACACCTACCTCTTCCACGCGACCGTGCGCGACAACCTGCGCTTCGCGCGGCCCGACGCGACCGACGCCGAGATCGAGGCCGCGGCGCGGGCGGCGCAGATCCACGACCTCGTCGCGCGCCTGCCCGACGGCTACGACACGATGGTCGGCGAGCGCGGCTACCGCTTCAGCGGCGGCGAGAAGCAGCGGATCGCGATCGCCCGCGTCGTCCTGCGCAACCCGCCGGTGCTGGTGCTCGACGAGGCGACGAGCGCCCTGGACACCGAGACCGAGCGCGCCGTGCAGGACGCGTTGGACCACCTGGCGGCGGGACGCACCACGATCGCGATCGCCCACCGCCTGTCGACCGTGCGCGACGCCGATCAGATCGTCGTCCTCGACGCCGGCCGGATCGTCGAGCGCGGAACCCACGAGGACCTGCTGGAGCACGGCGGTCGCTACGCGGCCCTGCAGCGCGCCCAGGGCGAGGGCCAGCGCGACTCGGAGCCGGCCGCGTGA
- a CDS encoding glycosyltransferase family 4 protein — MFFPRGGSAHVTRALAHELPAHGWDVTLVTGSRASGHGDARRFFEDLDIRPVDFDAGYAPMHPSFEDRPGAHDRVFAAIDDAGFEAHVAAWSRVFDDAGAADHDVLHLHHLTPLHEAAARVAPDVPVVTHLHGTELLMLEEIADGAPWPYAQAWVRRMRRWAQRSERLLVLSPSQVDRAVDLLGIDPERCVVSPNGFDPERFDRLPVDRAAHWRAHLVDAPRGWAPGADEGSISYTLDDIAPLTGGGPVAICVSRFTAVKRLGLLVRAWARAQQAGDLPADASLVLLGGYPGEWEGEHPADAVAASGARNVFLGGWHDHQGLPSFLSTADVFVLASVREQFGSVLVEAMACGLPAIAVDRFGPADIVHDGVTGWLVEPDDEAQLAAALAGAIADPVERRRRGRRAWRDAHERFSWPSLAGDLALVLDEVAGGVADGRLTARTPTA; from the coding sequence ATGTTCTTCCCGCGTGGCGGATCTGCGCACGTGACCCGCGCCCTGGCCCACGAGCTGCCCGCGCACGGCTGGGACGTCACGCTCGTCACCGGGTCGCGCGCCAGCGGCCACGGCGACGCGCGGCGGTTCTTCGAGGACCTCGACATCCGGCCCGTGGACTTCGACGCCGGCTACGCGCCGATGCACCCGTCCTTCGAGGACCGGCCCGGCGCGCACGACCGGGTCTTCGCGGCGATCGACGACGCCGGCTTCGAGGCGCACGTGGCCGCCTGGTCGCGCGTGTTCGACGACGCCGGCGCCGCCGACCACGACGTCCTGCACCTCCATCACCTCACGCCGCTGCACGAGGCGGCCGCGCGCGTCGCGCCCGACGTCCCGGTCGTCACGCACCTGCACGGCACCGAGCTGCTGATGCTGGAGGAGATCGCCGACGGCGCCCCGTGGCCCTACGCCCAGGCGTGGGTGCGCCGCATGCGCCGCTGGGCGCAGCGCTCCGAGCGGCTGCTGGTGCTGTCGCCGTCGCAGGTCGACCGGGCCGTGGACCTGCTCGGGATCGACCCGGAGCGCTGCGTCGTCAGCCCCAACGGCTTCGACCCCGAGCGCTTCGACCGCCTGCCGGTCGACCGCGCCGCGCACTGGCGCGCGCACCTCGTCGACGCGCCGCGCGGCTGGGCGCCGGGCGCAGACGAGGGCAGCATCTCCTACACCTTGGACGACATCGCGCCGCTGACCGGCGGCGGGCCGGTCGCGATCTGCGTCAGCCGGTTCACGGCCGTCAAGCGCCTGGGGCTGCTGGTCCGCGCCTGGGCGCGCGCGCAGCAGGCGGGCGACCTGCCGGCCGACGCGTCGCTCGTGCTGCTCGGCGGCTACCCCGGCGAGTGGGAGGGCGAGCATCCCGCCGACGCCGTCGCCGCCTCGGGCGCGCGCAACGTCTTCCTCGGCGGCTGGCACGACCACCAGGGCCTGCCGTCGTTCCTATCGACCGCCGACGTCTTCGTCCTCGCCTCCGTGCGCGAGCAGTTCGGCTCGGTGCTCGTCGAGGCCATGGCCTGCGGGCTGCCGGCGATCGCCGTCGACCGCTTCGGCCCGGCGGACATCGTGCACGACGGCGTCACCGGCTGGCTCGTCGAGCCCGACGACGAGGCGCAGCTGGCCGCGGCGCTCGCGGGCGCGATCGCCGACCCGGTCGAGCGGCGCCGGCGCGGTCGCCGCGCCTGGCGCGACGCGCATGAGCGCTTCTCGTGGCCGTCGCTGGCGGGCGACCTGGCGCTCGTGCTCGACGAGGTCGCCGGCGGGGTCGCCGACGGTCGGCTGACGGCCAGGACGCCCACGGCGTGA
- a CDS encoding phosphodiester glycosidase family protein, which yields MASLPRLTPLLAPQPKLRHLRRERLRLPDGERTTLYVARYDLRRFELRVVRLAQPAPLEVYCRANGFDEALVGGFYERPDLVPLGALRTGGVERRHVPFAAPFDDVRACLSIDGADIAIARRHELPASLRGDLLQAGPLLVRGGAPVRGDREGFSAGSHQFDSDITAGRHPRAAIGVTRRGEALAVACDGRADDEAGLTMGELAEAMAALGAVQAMNLDGGGSTSLVCGGRLRNVPREAHGIALPGGRTVPTAIVFRRR from the coding sequence ATGGCCTCCCTGCCTCGCCTGACGCCGCTGCTCGCGCCGCAGCCCAAGCTGCGCCACCTCCGGCGCGAGCGGCTGCGCCTGCCCGACGGCGAGCGGACCACGCTCTACGTCGCGCGCTACGACCTGCGCCGCTTCGAGCTGCGCGTCGTGCGCCTGGCGCAGCCGGCGCCGCTCGAGGTCTACTGCCGGGCCAACGGCTTCGACGAGGCGCTCGTCGGCGGCTTCTACGAGCGTCCGGACCTCGTCCCGCTCGGGGCGCTGCGCACCGGCGGCGTCGAGCGTCGCCACGTGCCCTTCGCCGCGCCGTTCGACGACGTGCGCGCGTGCCTGAGCATCGACGGCGCCGACATCGCGATCGCCCGGCGCCACGAGCTGCCCGCGTCGCTGCGCGGCGACTTGCTCCAGGCCGGGCCGCTGCTCGTGCGCGGCGGCGCCCCGGTCCGCGGCGACCGCGAGGGCTTCTCGGCCGGCTCGCACCAGTTCGACTCCGACATCACCGCGGGCCGCCATCCGCGCGCCGCGATCGGCGTGACGCGTCGCGGCGAGGCGCTGGCGGTCGCGTGCGACGGCCGGGCCGACGACGAGGCCGGGCTGACGATGGGCGAGCTGGCCGAGGCGATGGCCGCCCTGGGCGCCGTGCAGGCGATGAACCTCGACGGCGGCGGCTCGACGTCGCTGGTCTGCGGCGGGCGGCTGCGCAACGTGCCGCGCGAGGCGCACGGGATCGCGCTGCCCGGCGGGCGCACGGTGCCGACGGCGATCGTCTTCCGCCGCCGATAG
- a CDS encoding CGNR zinc finger domain-containing protein: MDPFDPGRQPSGRTPAPGRLGLVQAFANSFWDLQAGGADEWGDAAAYGRWLDARGFDGREASEADRAQAIALREALRRMALTHHDAPDAQPVAGDLAILDEVAQRAPLRLRFGRGAGSPPCHVAVGDGPDAALALVLGVVAEAMGDGRWSRLKACPGPHCGWLFYDGSRNRSRQWCSMQICGNRVKGREFRARQRRDRVHET; encoded by the coding sequence GTGGATCCCTTCGATCCCGGACGCCAACCCTCGGGTCGCACGCCCGCGCCCGGCCGCCTCGGCCTGGTGCAGGCCTTCGCGAACTCGTTCTGGGACCTCCAAGCCGGCGGCGCCGACGAATGGGGCGACGCGGCCGCGTACGGGCGATGGCTGGACGCGCGCGGGTTCGACGGCCGCGAGGCCTCTGAGGCGGACCGCGCGCAGGCCATCGCCCTGCGCGAGGCGCTGCGCCGCATGGCCCTGACCCACCACGACGCGCCCGACGCGCAGCCGGTCGCGGGCGACCTCGCGATCCTCGACGAGGTGGCGCAGCGGGCGCCGCTGCGCCTGCGGTTCGGGCGCGGGGCGGGATCCCCGCCGTGCCACGTCGCCGTCGGCGACGGCCCCGACGCGGCGCTCGCGCTCGTGCTCGGCGTCGTGGCCGAGGCGATGGGCGACGGGCGCTGGAGCAGGTTGAAGGCGTGCCCGGGGCCGCACTGCGGCTGGCTGTTCTACGACGGCTCGCGCAACCGCTCGCGCCAGTGGTGCTCGATGCAGATCTGCGGCAACCGGGTCAAGGGCCGCGAGTTCCGGGCCCGGCAGCGGCGCGACCGCGTGCACGAGACCTGA
- a CDS encoding SOS response-associated peptidase: MCGRYSLATPAMSDMRGRFGLGESLELRQRFNIAPGDDVVTVTTTKDGEPRGELLRWGLVPFWAKDPKVGYKMINARAETVAEKPAFRDALKTHRCLVVADGFYEWQPRTAGVGGSRSRKRPFHITRADGAPFAFAGLWASWHGAGDEALRTCTIITTDANDKLRDIHDRMPVMLPDQGAEEAWLEHGTPPELLQDLLVPLPGALTARRAVGPAVSDARHDEPDCLDDAPPGDAEGEGDALSLF, encoded by the coding sequence ATGTGCGGGCGGTACTCGCTGGCGACGCCGGCCATGAGCGACATGCGGGGCCGCTTCGGCCTCGGCGAGTCGCTCGAGCTCCGGCAGCGGTTCAACATCGCGCCGGGCGACGACGTCGTGACGGTCACGACGACCAAGGACGGCGAGCCGCGCGGCGAGCTGCTGCGCTGGGGCCTCGTGCCGTTCTGGGCCAAGGACCCCAAGGTCGGCTACAAGATGATCAACGCGCGGGCCGAGACGGTCGCCGAGAAGCCCGCGTTCCGCGATGCCTTGAAGACCCACCGCTGCCTGGTCGTCGCCGACGGCTTCTACGAGTGGCAGCCGCGGACGGCCGGGGTGGGTGGGTCCAGGTCCCGCAAGCGGCCGTTCCACATCACCCGCGCCGACGGCGCGCCGTTCGCCTTCGCCGGGCTGTGGGCGAGCTGGCACGGCGCCGGCGACGAGGCGTTGCGCACCTGCACGATCATCACCACCGACGCCAACGACAAGCTGCGCGACATCCACGACCGGATGCCCGTGATGCTGCCCGACCAGGGCGCGGAGGAGGCGTGGCTGGAGCACGGGACGCCGCCGGAGCTCCTGCAGGACCTGCTCGTGCCGCTGCCCGGCGCGCTGACCGCCCGGCGCGCGGTCGGGCCGGCCGTCAGCGACGCCCGTCACGACGAGCCCGACTGCCTCGACGACGCCCCGCCCGGGGACGCCGAGGGCGAGGGCGACGCGCTCAGCCTGTTCTGA
- a CDS encoding GNAT family N-acetyltransferase yields MDLTTPRLRLRPLAPAEMRELLEGRPLRGQTWAEGYPLDGTLVAVAMQAELVDRAVDRGGFCHYQVLLREDGVDVVVGDIGFHAPPDELGEVSVGFGIVPAARRRGYAVEALRAVLAWALAQPEVRSVHADTDLVNLASQRVLLGAGMLVVADEGDRKVYEIHAT; encoded by the coding sequence GTGGACCTGACGACCCCTCGACTGCGCCTCCGGCCCCTCGCGCCGGCCGAGATGCGCGAGCTGCTCGAGGGCCGTCCGCTGCGGGGGCAGACGTGGGCGGAGGGCTATCCGCTGGACGGGACGCTGGTCGCCGTCGCGATGCAGGCGGAGCTGGTCGACCGCGCGGTCGACCGCGGCGGGTTCTGCCACTACCAGGTGCTCCTGCGCGAGGACGGCGTCGACGTCGTCGTCGGCGACATCGGCTTCCACGCGCCGCCCGACGAGCTGGGCGAGGTGAGCGTCGGCTTCGGCATCGTGCCGGCCGCGCGCCGGCGCGGCTACGCGGTCGAGGCGCTGCGCGCGGTGCTGGCGTGGGCGCTCGCGCAGCCCGAGGTCCGGTCGGTCCATGCCGACACCGACCTGGTGAACCTGGCCTCGCAGCGCGTGCTGCTCGGCGCCGGGATGCTGGTGGTCGCCGACGAGGGCGACCGCAAGGTGTACGAGATCCACGCGACGTGA
- a CDS encoding HAD-IIA family hydrolase, with translation MSSLALSELVAEYAYVLLDLDGVVYVGEEAVPGAVDAVAALRAAGKGVAFVTNDGRRSGEEYVRKLWALGLQASLEEVVTVGGAIQHVLAETERWRTAYVVGAPVMHRHVLDAGLKVVNGRDVPPPDVVVVAAHDAFGYDELRDAVQAVLAGAELVCAGRDPIFPMPDGPWPGTGAAIAAVEAATGATAINLGKPAAQPFWTALERLDAGFVPQPGGAPDLPPREPTAAERLAAAPGAGAPTPEPEAPEPDGPEPHASSGPKALVVGDRLDADLAGAHAAGLDAAIVLTGATTEHEARAATDPAPVAIAASLAELVLGAC, from the coding sequence GTGAGCTCGCTCGCGCTCTCCGAGCTGGTCGCCGAGTACGCCTACGTGCTGCTCGACCTCGACGGCGTCGTCTACGTCGGCGAGGAGGCCGTGCCCGGCGCTGTCGACGCGGTCGCCGCGCTGCGCGCCGCCGGCAAGGGCGTCGCGTTCGTGACCAACGACGGGCGCCGCTCCGGCGAGGAGTACGTGCGCAAGTTGTGGGCGCTGGGGCTGCAGGCGTCGCTGGAGGAGGTCGTGACCGTCGGCGGCGCGATCCAGCACGTGCTGGCCGAGACCGAGCGCTGGCGCACCGCCTACGTCGTGGGCGCGCCGGTCATGCACCGCCACGTGCTCGACGCCGGGCTGAAGGTCGTCAACGGCCGCGACGTGCCGCCGCCCGACGTGGTGGTCGTCGCCGCGCACGACGCGTTCGGCTACGACGAGCTGCGCGACGCGGTGCAGGCCGTGCTCGCCGGCGCCGAGCTGGTCTGCGCGGGGCGCGACCCGATCTTCCCGATGCCCGACGGGCCCTGGCCCGGGACCGGCGCGGCCATCGCCGCGGTCGAGGCCGCGACGGGCGCGACGGCGATCAACCTCGGCAAGCCGGCGGCGCAGCCGTTCTGGACGGCGCTGGAGCGGCTGGACGCCGGGTTCGTGCCGCAGCCCGGAGGCGCGCCCGACCTCCCGCCGCGCGAGCCGACGGCGGCCGAGCGGCTGGCCGCGGCGCCCGGCGCCGGCGCGCCGACCCCCGAGCCCGAGGCGCCGGAGCCGGACGGCCCCGAGCCTCACGCGTCCTCGGGGCCGAAGGCCCTCGTCGTAGGCGACCGGCTCGACGCCGACCTCGCCGGCGCGCACGCCGCCGGCCTCGACGCCGCGATCGTGCTCACGGGCGCCACCACCGAGCACGAGGCCCGCGCCGCGACCGACCCGGCGCCCGTCGCCATCGCCGCCTCGCTGGCCGAGCTGGTCCTGGGAGCCTGTTGA
- a CDS encoding diacylglycerol/lipid kinase family protein: MSRPIALLVNPSAGGGRALKVLPAVEAELQRLGLTHRVAMTESIRHTRELATAAADAGEVAVPLSGDGLVGAVAAALRGRDDAVMGVLPGGRGNDFARSVGIPRDAVAACAILADGVPTPLDVGEVVSDGGASHDPQTFIGIASLGFDSDANRIANEAPAVLGPLVYAYGALRALATFRPATFDVAVDRERRTFTGWSVGACNTSFYGGGMRAAPDARLDDGQLDVLMCWPRSRVEFLTKVLPRVFKGTHTELDVVACLRGAEVRVAADRPFTVYADGDPIGELPVTIRAVPGAIKVLLPAA; the protein is encoded by the coding sequence ATGTCGCGCCCCATCGCCCTGCTCGTCAACCCGTCGGCCGGCGGTGGTCGGGCCCTGAAGGTCCTCCCCGCGGTGGAGGCCGAGCTGCAGCGGCTGGGGCTGACGCACCGCGTCGCGATGACCGAGTCGATCCGGCACACGCGGGAGCTCGCGACCGCGGCGGCGGACGCGGGCGAGGTCGCGGTCCCGCTGTCGGGCGACGGCCTCGTCGGTGCGGTCGCGGCGGCGCTGCGCGGGCGCGACGACGCGGTCATGGGCGTCCTGCCCGGCGGGCGGGGCAACGACTTCGCCCGCTCCGTGGGCATCCCGCGCGACGCGGTCGCCGCGTGCGCGATCCTGGCCGACGGCGTGCCCACGCCGCTCGACGTCGGCGAGGTCGTCTCCGACGGCGGCGCCTCGCACGACCCGCAGACCTTCATCGGGATCGCCTCGCTCGGCTTCGACTCCGACGCCAACCGGATCGCCAACGAGGCGCCCGCCGTGCTCGGCCCGCTCGTGTACGCCTACGGCGCGCTGCGCGCCCTGGCGACGTTCCGGCCCGCGACGTTCGACGTCGCCGTCGACCGCGAGCGGCGCACGTTCACCGGCTGGTCGGTCGGCGCCTGCAACACGAGCTTCTACGGTGGAGGGATGCGCGCCGCCCCCGACGCCCGCCTCGACGACGGCCAGCTCGACGTCCTGATGTGCTGGCCGCGCTCGCGCGTCGAGTTCCTGACGAAGGTGCTGCCACGCGTCTTCAAGGGCACGCACACCGAGCTGGACGTCGTCGCCTGCCTGCGCGGCGCCGAGGTCCGGGTCGCCGCCGACCGGCCGTTCACCGTCTACGCCGACGGCGACCCGATCGGCGAGCTGCCGGTGACGATCCGGGCCGTCCCGGGCGCGATCAAGGTGCTGCTGCCCGCCGCATGA